Proteins encoded together in one Thermomonospora curvata DSM 43183 window:
- a CDS encoding polyprenol monophosphomannose synthase, which translates to MQIPHGLGRVLVIIPTYNERDNLEPIVGRVRTAMPEVDVLVVDDASPDGTGEVADRLAAADEQVNVLHRAGKDGLGAAYIAGFRWALERGYDVLVEMDADGSHQPEELPALLEALTEADLVIGARWIPGGRIVNWPRSREAISRGANLYTRLLLGTPLHDATGGYRAYRATALEKINLDEVDSRGYCFQIDLAVRVLRAGLRVKEVPITFIEREHGTSKMSRDIMAEAMWKITRWGLQSRLERVRKNP; encoded by the coding sequence ATGCAGATCCCGCACGGTCTCGGCCGGGTGCTGGTGATCATCCCCACCTACAACGAACGCGACAACCTCGAGCCGATCGTCGGGCGGGTGCGCACGGCGATGCCCGAGGTGGACGTGCTGGTCGTCGACGACGCCAGCCCCGATGGCACCGGGGAGGTCGCCGACCGCCTGGCCGCGGCCGACGAGCAGGTCAACGTGCTGCACCGGGCCGGAAAGGACGGCCTGGGCGCCGCCTACATCGCCGGTTTCCGCTGGGCGCTGGAACGCGGCTACGACGTGCTGGTGGAGATGGACGCCGACGGCTCCCACCAGCCCGAGGAGCTGCCCGCCCTGCTGGAGGCGCTCACCGAGGCCGACCTGGTGATCGGCGCCCGCTGGATCCCCGGCGGCCGCATCGTCAACTGGCCGCGCTCGCGCGAGGCGATCTCCCGCGGCGCCAACCTCTACACCCGCCTGCTGCTGGGCACCCCGCTGCACGATGCGACCGGCGGGTACCGCGCCTACCGCGCCACCGCCCTGGAGAAGATCAATTTGGATGAGGTCGACTCCCGCGGCTACTGCTTCCAGATCGATCTGGCGGTGCGGGTGCTGCGCGCCGGGCTGCGGGTCAAGGAAGTCCCCATCACCTTCATCGAACGCGAGCACGGCACCAGCAAGATGAGCCGCGACATCATGGCCGAGGCGATGTGGAAGATCACCCGCTGGGGGTTGCAGAGCCGCCTGGAACGCGTCCGCAAGAACCCCTGA
- the lnt gene encoding apolipoprotein N-acyltransferase yields the protein MAQDTVPHERPAAPSPPAGDRPPRRTGPRRTGWRRTPAAVAGGLLLWPAFPPHDLWPLAPAGVAVLTLALHGLGVRAALLPSLAAGLAFFLPTLSGIIPIGPDAWAGLSLVQALYFVPMGAGIALVTRLPGWPVWTAALWVAQEYVRGRVPFGGFPWARLAFSQTDSPLTAYAALGGAPLVTFLTALTGSLLAWALLRGPLPAAWARRLPASRARRSGRVIAPAAAALAAIAAAGAAVPLPASGRTVTVAVIQGNVPRLGLDFNSQRQAVLNNHVQRTHELAERVRRGELPRPQLVIWPENASDLDPYTDPAARDLIDAAVRDVGVPVLVGAVVDAADGEHVENRGIVWDPVTGAGDHYVKRHPVPFGEYLPFRDVLTKLITRFERIPRDFAAGDRPGLLRLGPARIGDVICFEVAYDGLVRDVASAELLVVQTNNATYGRTSLPPQQAAMSRLRAVEHGRTVLVAATSGISTIIAPDGRVIDRSAEFVPDIQVAAVPARTAVTLADRIGALPEQVLALLALAAVGAALRAVTRTTEGA from the coding sequence GTGGCCCAGGACACCGTGCCGCACGAGCGGCCCGCCGCGCCGTCCCCCCCTGCCGGCGACCGCCCGCCGCGCCGGACCGGTCCCCGCCGGACCGGCTGGAGGCGGACGCCGGCGGCCGTGGCCGGCGGACTGCTGCTGTGGCCGGCGTTCCCCCCGCACGACCTGTGGCCGCTGGCACCCGCCGGCGTCGCCGTCCTCACCCTCGCCCTGCACGGGCTGGGCGTGCGCGCGGCGCTGCTGCCGTCCCTGGCGGCGGGGCTGGCGTTCTTCTTGCCGACGCTGAGCGGGATCATCCCGATCGGCCCGGACGCCTGGGCGGGGCTGAGCCTGGTGCAGGCGCTGTACTTCGTCCCCATGGGGGCGGGGATCGCGCTGGTGACGCGGCTGCCCGGCTGGCCGGTGTGGACGGCGGCGCTGTGGGTGGCCCAAGAGTATGTGCGCGGCCGCGTGCCCTTCGGCGGCTTTCCCTGGGCGCGGCTGGCCTTCAGCCAGACCGACAGCCCCCTGACGGCGTACGCGGCGCTCGGCGGCGCCCCCCTGGTGACCTTCCTGACCGCCCTGACCGGCTCCCTGCTGGCCTGGGCGCTGCTGCGCGGGCCGCTGCCGGCGGCATGGGCCCGCCGCCTGCCCGCCTCCCGCGCCCGGCGCAGCGGACGGGTCATCGCCCCGGCCGCAGCGGCCCTGGCGGCGATCGCGGCGGCCGGGGCGGCGGTGCCGCTGCCGGCCTCCGGCCGGACGGTCACCGTCGCCGTCATCCAGGGGAACGTGCCCCGGCTGGGGCTGGACTTCAACAGCCAGCGCCAGGCCGTGCTGAACAACCACGTGCAGCGCACCCACGAGCTGGCCGAACGGGTCCGCCGGGGCGAGCTGCCCCGCCCCCAGCTGGTGATCTGGCCGGAGAACGCCAGCGACCTGGACCCCTACACCGACCCGGCGGCCCGCGACCTGATCGACGCGGCGGTGCGGGATGTGGGGGTGCCGGTGCTGGTCGGCGCCGTCGTCGACGCCGCCGACGGCGAGCACGTGGAAAACCGCGGCATCGTCTGGGACCCCGTCACCGGTGCCGGCGACCACTACGTCAAACGGCACCCGGTGCCGTTCGGGGAGTACCTTCCCTTCCGCGACGTCCTCACCAAGCTCATCACCCGGTTCGAGCGCATCCCCCGCGACTTCGCCGCCGGGGACCGGCCCGGGCTGCTGCGGCTGGGACCGGCCCGCATCGGAGATGTGATCTGCTTCGAGGTCGCCTACGACGGCCTGGTCCGCGACGTCGCCTCCGCCGAGCTGCTGGTGGTGCAGACCAACAACGCCACCTACGGGCGCACCAGCCTGCCCCCGCAGCAGGCCGCCATGTCCCGGCTGCGGGCCGTCGAGCACGGCCGCACCGTGCTGGTGGCCGCCACCAGCGGCATCAGCACGATCATCGCCCCCGACGGGCGCGTGATCGACCGGTCGGCGGAGTTCGTCCCCGACATCCAGGTCGCCGCCGTCCCCGCGCGGACCGCCGTCACCCTCGCCGACCGGATCGGCGCCCTGCCCGAACAGGTGCTGGCGCTGCTGGCCCTGGCCGCGGTGGGGGCGGCACTGCGCGCCGTCACCCGAACGACCGAAGGAGCGTGA
- a CDS encoding OAM dimerization domain-containing protein, whose protein sequence is MTTATPAQPIRPYGDTTGDGMVQVSFTLPVPHGRRAEAAALQLAAAMGLQPASVVHSKAMGPDFTFFIIYGRVRHVIDYAAIPEPEGRRYPLLTASEVNLAIRSALGRRLVVVGACIGTDAHTVGIDAILNVKGFAGEKGLEYYREIHVINMGAQVPVEDLVARAVAERADAVLVSQVVTQREAHLHNTRHMAQAFRRAYPDAHGPGRGRPLLVVGGPRFDTVTPDQLGVDAIFGKGTTPAEVASYLVHALITDQAGTAGHDSGQEP, encoded by the coding sequence ATGACCACCGCAACACCCGCCCAGCCGATCCGCCCCTACGGCGACACCACCGGCGACGGCATGGTGCAGGTGTCCTTCACCCTGCCCGTCCCGCACGGCAGGCGCGCCGAGGCCGCCGCCTTGCAGCTGGCCGCCGCCATGGGCCTGCAACCGGCCAGCGTCGTGCACTCCAAGGCCATGGGCCCGGACTTCACCTTCTTCATCATCTACGGCCGCGTCCGCCACGTGATCGACTATGCGGCCATCCCCGAACCCGAGGGCCGCCGCTACCCGCTGCTGACCGCATCAGAGGTCAATCTGGCCATCCGCAGCGCCCTGGGCCGCCGCCTGGTGGTGGTCGGCGCCTGCATCGGCACCGACGCCCACACCGTCGGCATCGACGCCATCCTCAACGTCAAGGGCTTCGCCGGGGAAAAAGGCCTGGAGTACTACCGGGAGATCCACGTGATCAACATGGGCGCCCAGGTCCCCGTCGAGGACCTGGTGGCCCGCGCCGTCGCCGAACGGGCCGACGCCGTCCTGGTCTCCCAGGTCGTCACCCAGCGCGAGGCCCACCTGCACAACACCCGGCACATGGCCCAGGCCTTCCGCCGGGCCTACCCCGATGCCCACGGACCCGGCCGCGGCCGCCCCCTGCTGGTGGTCGGCGGCCCCCGCTTCGACACCGTCACCCCCGACCAGCTGGGCGTCGATGCGATCTTCGGCAAGGGCACCACCCCCGCCGAGGTCGCCTCCTACCTCGTCCACGCCCTCATCACCGACCAGGCCGGCACCGCGGGCCACGACAGCGGACAGGAGCCATGA
- a CDS encoding hotdog fold domain-containing protein, with amino-acid sequence MNADPRIGLTVTHRRYVPYGHAHYGGDLVDGAYVLGLFGDVATEMCIRTDGDEGLLASYEDVQFKAPVRAGDVLEATAVLTAAGRRSRRLEFTARVVCRADPGRGPSAARVLPEPIVAVTATGTVVVPPAAAAAAMS; translated from the coding sequence ATGAACGCCGACCCTCGCATCGGACTGACCGTCACCCACCGCCGCTACGTCCCCTACGGCCACGCCCACTACGGCGGCGACCTCGTCGACGGCGCCTATGTGCTGGGCCTGTTCGGCGACGTCGCCACCGAGATGTGCATCCGCACCGACGGCGATGAGGGACTGCTGGCCTCCTATGAGGACGTGCAGTTCAAAGCCCCCGTGCGGGCCGGGGACGTGCTGGAGGCCACCGCCGTCCTCACCGCCGCCGGCCGCCGCAGCCGTAGGCTGGAGTTCACCGCACGGGTGGTGTGCCGGGCCGACCCGGGCCGTGGTCCCTCGGCCGCCCGCGTGCTGCCCGAACCGATCGTGGCCGTCACCGCCACCGGCACCGTCGTGGTGCCGCCCGCGGCCGCCGCCGCGGCGATGTCGTGA
- a CDS encoding FxsA family protein encodes MFLALLLLPAAELYTVVRVGEVIGGLPTAALLLAATVAGAQIVRGQGRRAGRVLQQALQQGVPPGRHLADAALLLIGGVLLLIPGFLTDLLGLVFVLPFTRPAAGRLLARYAAHRLRAAERRAAAGPFPPPAAGRAEGPPPTVTVIRGEIVDD; translated from the coding sequence ATGTTCCTTGCGCTTCTGCTGCTGCCCGCCGCGGAGCTTTACACCGTCGTCCGCGTGGGCGAGGTGATCGGGGGACTGCCGACCGCCGCGCTGCTGCTGGCGGCGACCGTGGCGGGGGCGCAGATCGTGCGCGGCCAGGGCCGTCGCGCCGGACGGGTCCTGCAGCAGGCCCTGCAGCAGGGCGTGCCGCCGGGCCGTCACCTGGCCGATGCCGCGCTGCTGCTGATCGGCGGGGTGCTGCTGCTGATCCCCGGTTTCCTCACCGACCTGCTCGGCCTGGTGTTCGTGCTGCCCTTCACCCGCCCTGCGGCCGGGCGGCTGCTGGCCCGCTACGCCGCCCACCGGCTGCGCGCAGCCGAACGCCGCGCCGCCGCCGGGCCGTTCCCCCCGCCCGCCGCCGGCCGGGCAGAGGGTCCTCCGCCCACCGTGACCGTCATCCGCGGGGAGATCGTCGACGACTGA